In Chlorogloeopsis sp. ULAP01, one DNA window encodes the following:
- a CDS encoding superoxide dismutase family protein: MCLVLVCQVTWGQPSIQTNLLQAQAKIAGTDINGVIILTHIGNESVRIRGQIQGNPAKLTPGPHGFHIHSVGMCEPDAQPPFVTSGGHFDPGPSGSELPVEAKHPDHAGDLPNLVVDEQGSAIYDVVTDKVTLSEGLFSLFDSNGSAFILHQLPDKQQANGTAADAGGGRIACGVITRNI, translated from the coding sequence TTGTGCCTAGTACTAGTTTGTCAAGTTACATGGGGGCAACCAAGCATACAAACCAATCTATTACAAGCACAAGCTAAGATTGCAGGTACAGATATTAATGGCGTAATAATTCTAACACATATAGGAAATGAGTCAGTACGGATTCGGGGTCAAATTCAAGGCAATCCAGCCAAGCTGACTCCTGGGCCACATGGATTCCACATTCATTCTGTAGGTATGTGCGAACCGGATGCTCAACCTCCTTTTGTTACCAGTGGTGGACATTTTGATCCTGGGCCTTCTGGATCAGAACTTCCTGTAGAGGCAAAACATCCCGATCATGCAGGTGACTTGCCGAATTTGGTAGTAGATGAGCAAGGAAGTGCAATATACGATGTCGTAACCGATAAAGTCACTTTAAGTGAAGGTTTGTTCAGTTTGTTTGATAGCAATGGTAGTGCCTTTATTCTTCACCAATTACCAGATAAACAACAAGCAAACGGCACTGCGGCAGATGCAGGTGGAGGACGGATAGCCTGTGGGGTGATAACTCGTAATATTTGA
- the bioB gene encoding biotin synthase BioB yields MGIRYDWQETEIRAVYFTPLLELIYQAASIHRQYHDPKQIQVCKLVSIKTGGCPEDCSYCAQSSRYKTEVKPQALLDKETVVNIAQQAKKSGISRVCMGAAWREVRDNSQFDEVLDMVKEVTALGLEVCCTLGMLTPAQAKRLEEAGLYAYNHNLDTSQDYYSTIITTRTYGDRLNTIQNVRQTNVTVCSGGILGLGETVEDRISMLHTLATLHPHPESVPINILSQVQGTPLENQPDVPIWDVVRAIATARVVMPAADIRLSAGRARLSHVEQALCFLAGANSIFSSDDGHMLTVTTPCPGYSADQEMLNLLGLEMRPPFVRQQKVTQEVVVR; encoded by the coding sequence GTGGGAATACGCTACGATTGGCAGGAAACAGAAATCAGGGCAGTATACTTTACACCATTGCTAGAGCTAATTTATCAAGCTGCTAGCATACATCGCCAATATCACGATCCCAAACAGATCCAAGTTTGTAAGCTTGTCTCTATTAAAACAGGAGGTTGTCCGGAAGATTGTAGCTACTGCGCTCAGTCTTCTCGCTATAAAACAGAAGTTAAACCACAAGCACTTCTAGACAAAGAGACAGTGGTTAACATTGCCCAGCAAGCAAAAAAAAGTGGCATTAGCCGCGTTTGTATGGGTGCTGCTTGGCGAGAAGTGCGAGATAATTCACAATTTGACGAAGTTTTGGACATGGTAAAGGAGGTAACAGCATTAGGCTTAGAAGTATGCTGCACTCTCGGAATGCTGACACCAGCACAGGCAAAGCGTCTTGAAGAGGCGGGGCTGTACGCTTATAACCATAACCTAGATACTTCGCAAGATTACTACAGTACAATTATCACCACTAGAACTTACGGCGATCGCCTCAACACAATTCAAAACGTCCGTCAAACAAATGTCACTGTTTGTTCTGGTGGCATTCTTGGTTTAGGTGAAACAGTTGAAGACAGAATTTCTATGCTGCACACTCTGGCAACTCTACATCCTCATCCAGAGTCTGTACCAATTAACATTCTCTCCCAAGTCCAGGGTACACCCTTAGAAAATCAACCTGACGTGCCGATTTGGGATGTAGTGCGAGCGATCGCCACAGCACGTGTAGTTATGCCAGCTGCGGACATACGCTTAAGTGCAGGCAGAGCCAGACTTTCTCACGTTGAACAAGCTTTATGTTTTTTGGCAGGAGCAAATTCTATTTTTTCTAGTGATGACGGGCATATGTTAACTGTAACTACACCATGTCCAGGTTATAGTGCCGATCAAGAAATGTTAAATTTACTTGGTTTAGAAATGCGTCCGCCATTTGTACGTCAACAGAAAGTGACACAAGAAGTTGTAGTCAGATAG
- a CDS encoding GNAT family N-acetyltransferase: protein MNLEPPILITDHLLLRIAIKDDIPKIIEYFTSNQYYLTPFYPRWDDNFFTEEYWQFQVEVNLHEFVNDRSLRLFIFLKNNYNRIIGTINFTNFVRGAAQYCNVGYSIAEAEQGKGYMTEALQAATKYVFTELKMHRITANYMPHNQRSGKLLKRLGFVVEGYARDFLLIDGQWQDHILTSLINSNW from the coding sequence ATGAATTTAGAACCACCAATACTCATAACCGATCATTTATTATTACGAATAGCGATAAAAGATGATATACCAAAAATTATAGAATATTTCACCAGCAATCAATATTATTTAACTCCTTTTTATCCTCGTTGGGACGATAATTTTTTCACTGAAGAGTATTGGCAATTTCAAGTAGAAGTGAATTTACATGAATTTGTCAACGACCGTTCCTTGAGGTTGTTTATTTTCTTAAAAAATAACTACAACAGAATTATTGGAACTATTAATTTTACAAATTTTGTTAGGGGTGCAGCACAATATTGCAATGTGGGATATAGCATTGCAGAAGCAGAACAAGGCAAAGGTTATATGACAGAAGCTTTACAAGCAGCAACTAAGTATGTCTTTACAGAATTAAAAATGCATCGCATCACAGCAAATTATATGCCTCATAATCAACGCAGTGGTAAGTTGTTAAAAAGGCTAGGATTTGTTGTAGAAGGCTATGCACGAGATTTTTTATTAATTGATGGGCAATGGCAAGATCATATTCTGACGAGTTTGATAAATTCTAATTGGTAA
- a CDS encoding YdiU family protein has protein sequence MTLAETSKNTNSKNPFLILNYEPALESLGDDYYDEVAAAEFPLHILRWRNDALLPKLGLDPQTVTDEDFIVAFGKFEERKPLLALRYHGYQFGEYNPQLGDGRGFLYGQVRGSDGELYDFGTKGSGRTPYSRGGDGMLTLKGGVREVLAAEMLHTMGVRTSRCLSMVETGLSLWRGDEPSPTRSSVMVRLSRSHIRFGTFERLHYLRRADLTIKLLDHVIEQYYPHLVGETEKYALFYAELVKRTAELVAQWMAAGFCHAVLNTDNMSITGESFDYGPYAFIPNYDPFFTAAYFDYYKRYCYINQPEICKLNLELLQEALKVVITHADMEAGLANFNRYYLAEYRSLMLKKLGFEQKPEAEAEELLEATIAFLKHYPVSYHHFFADMAQSFSTEWRDDASYIMNKSEIGQSLGNSELFLHWSGIYHRILSNFTPDEIDKISQSLVRYNPSTVILRPIIESVWEPIAQEDNWQPFYKLIQQIRSGK, from the coding sequence ATGACTCTGGCTGAAACTTCCAAAAATACCAATTCTAAAAATCCTTTTTTGATTCTCAACTACGAACCCGCCTTAGAATCTTTGGGCGATGATTACTACGATGAAGTAGCAGCAGCAGAATTTCCTCTACATATCCTGCGCTGGCGTAATGACGCACTCCTACCCAAATTGGGGCTAGATCCTCAAACAGTCACAGATGAAGATTTCATTGTCGCCTTCGGTAAATTTGAGGAACGGAAACCCTTATTAGCACTGCGATACCACGGCTATCAATTTGGGGAATACAATCCTCAGTTGGGTGACGGCAGAGGTTTTCTGTATGGGCAAGTACGTGGTAGTGATGGCGAATTATATGACTTTGGTACTAAAGGTTCTGGCAGAACGCCCTACTCTCGCGGTGGTGACGGTATGCTTACACTTAAGGGTGGTGTCCGCGAAGTGTTGGCAGCAGAAATGTTGCATACAATGGGTGTACGAACTTCACGCTGTCTGAGCATGGTTGAAACAGGTTTATCCCTTTGGCGGGGTGATGAACCTTCTCCTACCCGTTCTTCAGTAATGGTAAGGTTGAGCCGATCGCACATTCGTTTTGGTACTTTTGAGCGGTTGCACTACCTTCGTCGTGCTGATTTAACTATTAAGTTGTTAGATCATGTCATTGAGCAATATTATCCACATTTAGTCGGTGAAACAGAGAAATATGCTTTGTTCTATGCAGAATTAGTCAAACGCACAGCAGAACTAGTGGCACAGTGGATGGCGGCTGGTTTTTGTCATGCAGTACTAAACACCGATAATATGTCAATCACAGGGGAAAGTTTTGATTATGGCCCCTATGCCTTTATTCCTAATTATGATCCCTTCTTTACCGCCGCATATTTTGATTACTATAAACGTTATTGTTACATCAACCAACCAGAAATTTGTAAGTTGAATTTAGAATTACTTCAAGAAGCCTTAAAAGTTGTAATTACTCACGCTGATATGGAAGCAGGATTAGCAAATTTTAATAGATATTATCTTGCTGAATATCGCTCTTTAATGTTAAAGAAACTAGGTTTTGAACAAAAACCCGAAGCAGAAGCAGAGGAATTGTTAGAGGCAACAATTGCATTTTTGAAGCATTATCCAGTTAGCTATCACCATTTCTTTGCAGACATGGCTCAAAGTTTTTCCACCGAATGGCGAGATGATGCAAGTTACATTATGAATAAATCAGAAATTGGCCAATCATTAGGAAACTCAGAGCTATTCTTGCATTGGTCAGGCATTTATCATCGAATTTTAAGTAATTTTACTCCAGATGAAATCGATAAAATATCCCAATCTTTAGTTCGTTATAATCCCAGTACAGTCATCTTAAGACCGATAATTGAATCAGTTTGGGAACCAATAGCTCAAGAAGATAATTGGCAACCTTTTTATAAATTAATTCAACAAATTCGGTCAGGAAAATAA
- the aroB gene encoding 3-dehydroquinate synthase, giving the protein MASTIKVNLPQQSYDIAIAPGGLDRLGEYMSGLKLGKKVLLVSNPTVFQHYGQRAIASLQTADFEVVSCILPDGENYKTLESLQKIYDVALENRLERSSTMVALGGGVIGDMTGFAAATWLRGINFVQVPTTLLAMVDAAIGGKTGVNHPQGKNLIGAFHQPGLVLIDPEVLQTLPVREFRAGMAEVIKYGVIWDAQLFAELEASQHLDAMGDMKSELIDCILVRSCQAKADVVSKDEKEAGLRAILNYGHTIGHAVESLTGYTQVLHGEGVAIGMVAAGEIAVQLGMWTQQETERQNALIEKAGLPTKLPVGLDIEATIEALQIDKKVKAGKVRFVLPTQIGVVKVTDQVPSDIIRQVLRGM; this is encoded by the coding sequence ATGGCTTCTACAATCAAAGTAAATTTACCGCAGCAGTCTTATGATATTGCGATCGCACCAGGTGGTTTAGATCGACTGGGAGAGTATATGTCAGGTTTGAAGCTGGGCAAGAAAGTGTTGCTAGTTTCTAACCCGACTGTTTTTCAACATTACGGACAAAGAGCGATCGCATCTCTACAAACTGCTGATTTTGAAGTTGTAAGCTGCATCCTACCCGATGGCGAAAACTACAAAACTCTGGAGTCTTTACAAAAAATCTATGATGTAGCTTTGGAAAATCGCCTAGAACGCTCCTCAACTATGGTGGCTTTGGGAGGGGGCGTGATTGGTGATATGACTGGTTTTGCTGCGGCGACTTGGTTGCGGGGAATCAACTTTGTGCAAGTACCTACCACTCTTTTAGCAATGGTAGATGCGGCAATAGGTGGCAAAACAGGTGTTAATCATCCCCAAGGCAAGAATTTGATTGGGGCATTTCATCAACCGGGTTTGGTATTAATCGATCCAGAGGTATTACAAACTCTACCTGTACGAGAGTTTCGTGCTGGCATGGCAGAAGTGATCAAATATGGTGTGATTTGGGATGCTCAACTATTTGCAGAATTGGAAGCAAGTCAGCACCTTGATGCAATGGGTGATATGAAGTCGGAATTAATAGACTGCATTTTAGTGCGTTCTTGTCAAGCCAAAGCTGATGTAGTCAGCAAGGATGAAAAAGAAGCCGGACTGCGAGCGATACTCAACTACGGACACACCATTGGGCATGCGGTAGAAAGTTTAACTGGTTATACGCAAGTACTGCATGGTGAAGGAGTGGCAATTGGGATGGTAGCAGCAGGAGAAATTGCTGTACAACTAGGGATGTGGACGCAACAAGAAACGGAACGGCAAAACGCCTTGATTGAAAAAGCAGGTTTGCCAACCAAGTTACCAGTCGGGTTAGATATTGAAGCGACGATTGAGGCGTTACAGATAGACAAGAAAGTGAAGGCAGGGAAAGTCAGATTTGTTTTGCCAACACAAATTGGTGTGGTGAAGGTAACTGACCAAGTACCATCAGATATTATCCGGCAAGTATTGCGGGGTATGTAG
- a CDS encoding HlyD family secretion protein, with the protein MDRIIRSNAVKTSSQLGSLTINMQDVHPCSNQAPEMALICGGSIASIIKEQSQKLPSIAAFPKLPTNATPLQATATSTGNCSISLQKMLEQTPSVLPRIVLLCSLAFLATVMAWAFTGKIKQVGQVRGKFISLGELHQFQPQDFDKAVEVAVKTSQGVTKLETEQLAGNLDTKKQQVKETQTVATKQATLKTIASPQIPLAQLQTEITETKTLLNKVKAEPEPRFLNIPIDRVVNPFNKPSANTIAQPKKSIGEITSSDTSLALVISLPYQNIDFVKKGDKVQIKLDADEYRQPSAQGKARQQNAIEFQEQNILSGTIVSISGNAQPDHKFGWVYSAEVALDPDQIINLKAGQSATAQIIYQRRICDLFLEPIREQKT; encoded by the coding sequence ATGGACAGAATCATCAGGTCAAATGCAGTCAAAACCTCAAGCCAATTAGGGAGTTTAACGATTAATATGCAGGATGTGCATCCCTGTTCTAATCAAGCCCCCGAAATGGCACTAATCTGTGGAGGTAGTATCGCTTCGATAATTAAGGAGCAATCACAAAAGTTGCCCTCAATAGCAGCGTTTCCCAAGCTACCTACAAATGCCACACCCTTACAGGCAACAGCTACAAGTACGGGTAATTGCTCTATATCCTTACAGAAAATGCTAGAGCAAACGCCTTCAGTTCTTCCTCGTATAGTTTTGCTATGCAGTTTAGCTTTTTTGGCGACTGTAATGGCTTGGGCTTTTACGGGAAAGATTAAACAAGTCGGTCAAGTCAGAGGAAAATTTATATCACTAGGAGAGCTTCATCAATTTCAGCCACAGGATTTTGACAAAGCAGTTGAGGTTGCGGTTAAAACTAGTCAAGGGGTAACAAAATTAGAAACCGAACAGTTGGCTGGTAACTTAGACACTAAGAAGCAGCAAGTTAAGGAAACTCAAACAGTTGCTACTAAACAAGCTACTCTCAAGACAATTGCTTCTCCTCAAATTCCCTTAGCACAGTTACAAACCGAAATTACCGAAACTAAAACTTTGCTCAACAAAGTTAAGGCTGAACCAGAACCGAGATTTCTCAATATTCCAATAGATAGGGTTGTAAATCCTTTTAACAAGCCCAGTGCTAACACAATAGCTCAACCCAAAAAATCTATTGGTGAAATCACTTCTAGCGATACATCCCTTGCTCTGGTGATTAGCCTGCCTTACCAAAACATAGACTTTGTCAAAAAAGGAGACAAAGTACAAATCAAACTAGATGCTGATGAGTACAGACAGCCATCAGCACAAGGTAAAGCCAGACAACAGAACGCCATTGAATTTCAAGAGCAAAATATTCTCTCAGGCACAATTGTATCAATCTCTGGTAATGCCCAACCTGATCACAAATTTGGTTGGGTGTATTCGGCTGAAGTAGCTCTAGATCCGGATCAAATCATCAATTTAAAAGCAGGACAATCAGCTACTGCCCAAATCATTTACCAGCGTCGCATTTGTGATCTGTTCCTGGAACCAATTAGGGAACAAAAAACCTAG
- a CDS encoding DUF1565 domain-containing protein yields MKHQGFPTPQKNTFRLNCGQNFGNTLRLPVALSTVLLFSSGSILLSTEVNADTTYNQGINTTLLAQVPASGSIIYVNSETGSDTAGAGSSQAQPYKTITYALNQAQPGTIIQLAPGTYNAESGETFPLLIKPGVTLRGDESTKGQAILIQGSGTYISPTFARQNVTIRADKDSVITGVTVTNADSRGTAIWVESANPTIANSTFTNSVREGVFVTGTANPKIENNVFVQNKGNGVSVAKSASGEIRNNLFQDTGFGLAIGGTSTPLIEGNQILQNIDGIYISESAKPMLRKNVIQNNKRDGVVATINAEPDLGSPESPGDNLIRSNTRHDLHNATKTIKILAIGNDIDAKKIAGSVEFVAAEVKPPAGGAVAFKDVPVGYWAKSHIEALASRNIIAGFPDGTFKPNEPVTRAQFAAIVTKAFAPTPKREAINFRDVASKYWAYNAIQTASQGGFIAGYPDRTFKPEQQIPRVQALVALANGLGLSADNQSVLSLYADASQIPQYAAAPVAAATARQLVVNYPTVKQLNPNRQATRADVAAFVYQALVNAGRAQAIPSPYLVKAQ; encoded by the coding sequence ATGAAACATCAGGGTTTTCCCACTCCACAAAAAAACACTTTTCGCCTTAATTGTGGACAAAACTTCGGAAATACTCTCCGTTTACCAGTGGCACTAAGCACAGTGTTACTGTTTTCTAGCGGCTCAATTCTTCTATCCACAGAGGTAAATGCCGATACTACCTACAATCAAGGTATTAACACTACTTTATTGGCACAAGTTCCAGCAAGTGGAAGCATAATTTACGTTAATTCAGAAACAGGATCGGACACTGCTGGTGCTGGTAGTTCACAAGCACAGCCTTATAAAACCATTACTTATGCTCTTAATCAGGCTCAACCAGGTACAATAATTCAACTAGCTCCTGGTACCTACAACGCAGAAAGTGGAGAAACCTTCCCACTACTAATCAAACCAGGCGTAACACTCCGGGGTGACGAATCCACCAAAGGTCAAGCAATATTAATTCAAGGTAGCGGTACTTATATCAGTCCCACCTTTGCCCGTCAAAATGTGACGATTCGGGCTGACAAAGATAGCGTGATTACTGGAGTCACAGTGACTAACGCAGACAGTCGTGGCACTGCTATATGGGTAGAATCAGCGAATCCTACAATTGCAAATAGTACCTTCACCAATAGCGTTCGAGAAGGTGTTTTTGTTACGGGTACAGCGAATCCCAAAATTGAAAATAATGTCTTTGTCCAAAACAAAGGTAACGGAGTTTCGGTAGCTAAATCTGCTTCTGGAGAAATTCGCAATAACTTGTTTCAAGACACTGGCTTTGGCTTGGCAATTGGAGGTACTTCCACACCTTTGATTGAGGGAAATCAAATTTTACAAAACATAGATGGTATTTATATCTCAGAGTCAGCCAAGCCGATGTTGCGTAAGAATGTGATTCAGAACAACAAGCGCGATGGTGTAGTGGCAACTATCAATGCCGAACCAGATCTTGGCTCTCCAGAAAGTCCAGGTGATAATCTGATCCGCAGTAACACTCGCCACGATCTGCATAACGCCACCAAGACTATTAAGATTCTTGCTATTGGCAACGATATTGATGCCAAGAAAATTGCTGGCTCCGTCGAGTTTGTTGCGGCTGAGGTTAAGCCACCAGCAGGCGGTGCAGTTGCTTTCAAAGATGTTCCAGTCGGTTATTGGGCAAAAAGCCATATCGAAGCTTTAGCATCCCGGAATATTATTGCTGGGTTTCCTGATGGCACCTTTAAACCCAATGAACCTGTCACACGTGCTCAATTTGCTGCTATTGTCACTAAAGCCTTTGCTCCAACACCCAAACGTGAAGCTATTAACTTTAGGGATGTCGCTAGTAAATACTGGGCTTACAACGCCATTCAAACTGCTTCCCAAGGTGGTTTTATTGCTGGTTATCCTGATCGCACGTTTAAACCAGAGCAGCAAATTCCACGAGTGCAGGCGTTAGTTGCTTTAGCAAACGGTTTAGGTTTATCGGCTGACAATCAAAGTGTGCTTTCCTTGTACGCCGATGCTTCCCAAATTCCCCAGTATGCAGCTGCTCCAGTCGCTGCTGCAACTGCACGACAGTTGGTAGTCAATTACCCCACAGTCAAGCAACTAAATCCTAACCGTCAGGCTACTAGAGCAGACGTTGCCGCATTTGTTTACCAAGCACTGGTAAACGCTGGACGCGCTCAAGCAATTCCCTCACCTTATTTAGTTAAAGCTCAGTAA
- the petL gene encoding cytochrome b6-f complex subunit PetL: MLAVVFYVVFLAIFLGIAVGLLFGLRAAKII; encoded by the coding sequence ATGTTAGCTGTAGTATTTTATGTTGTTTTCTTAGCAATCTTCTTGGGCATCGCCGTTGGTTTGTTGTTCGGTTTGCGTGCCGCCAAGATAATTTAA
- a CDS encoding HetP family heterocyst commitment protein: protein MHQNITNNFDKSINPEQLDQVVEAILAGKYSWACVLMLRFAGYNPLHYIPYRTYNRLIKENSQIKRASQQRNENLKLAALPSEKKTDSSKSQSCLSKIKDLAYLEVVGKKKTEIRGGSSDRWLATQINEHQSIKSDFNSDHTQDSSFKFSAFN from the coding sequence ATGCATCAGAACATTACTAACAATTTCGACAAGTCAATTAACCCAGAACAGCTCGATCAAGTAGTTGAAGCAATTCTTGCAGGCAAGTATTCCTGGGCTTGTGTATTAATGCTGCGGTTTGCTGGCTACAATCCTTTACACTACATTCCTTACCGCACCTATAACCGATTGATTAAAGAAAACTCACAAATCAAGAGAGCTAGCCAACAACGCAATGAAAATCTTAAACTAGCCGCTTTACCCTCTGAGAAAAAGACTGATAGCTCTAAATCACAAAGCTGCTTAAGCAAAATCAAAGATCTTGCTTATCTAGAGGTAGTTGGCAAGAAAAAAACAGAAATTCGAGGTGGTAGTTCGGATCGCTGGCTAGCTACTCAAATCAACGAACATCAATCAATTAAGTCTGATTTTAATTCAGATCACACTCAAGACTCATCATTCAAATTCTCTGCATTTAACTAA